From the Megalops cyprinoides isolate fMegCyp1 chromosome 21, fMegCyp1.pri, whole genome shotgun sequence genome, one window contains:
- the LOC118796596 gene encoding zona pellucida sperm-binding protein 3-like, protein MDLFGIGQLIDPADLTLGGCGSTGLDSTASVVVFETELQGCGSTLTMTEDSLIYGFDLNYQPKALGDTPIVRTNEAVVGIQCHYMRLHNVSSNALQPTWIPYRSTMSAEDVLVFSLRLMADDWQAERTSNVFFLGDTMNIEASVVQANHVPLRVFADSCVATLVPDLNAVPRYAFIENHGCLMDAKLTDSRSKFLPRVQDDKLKIQLDAFRFFQDSRSSVYIICHLKATAASATTDSQYKACSFSTAANRWMAAGGNDQVCGCCDASCGFRKGRSVDAALQGEGDATLGPIIVQSAQEAEPEFQMSPLEAKDHEAAAASPEVVVLAGVVAVAGLVCVTVLTVLLRKHKLSV, encoded by the exons ATGGACCTGTTTGGTATTGGCCAGCTGATCGACCCAGCTGACCTCACCCTGGGAGGCTGTGGTTCCACTGGCCTGGACAGCACTGCTTCAGTGGTGGTGTTTGAGACGGAGCTTCAGGGGTGTGGCAGCACACTGACG ATGACTGAGGACTCCCTCATCTATGGCTTTGACCTCAACTACCAACCCAAAGCATTGGGTGATACTCCCATTGTAAGGACTAATGAAGCTGTGGTTGGTATCCAGTGCCATTATATGAG GCTGCACAATGTCAGCAGCAATGCCCTGCAGCCAACCTGGATCCCTTACCGCTCTACCATGTCTGCTGAGGATGTCCTGGTCTTCTCCCTGAGGCTCATGGCTG ATGACTGGCAAGCTGAGAGGACATCCAACGTGTTCTTCCTGGGAGACACCATGAACATCGAAGCCTCTGTGGTCCAGGCCAACCACGTGCCCCTCCGTGTCTTTGCTGACAGCTGTGTTGCCACCCTAGTCCCTGATCTGAATGCAGTCCCCAGATATGCCTTCATTGAGAACCATGG GTGCCTGATGGATGCCAAGCTGACGGACTCCCGCTCCAAGTTCCTGCCCAGGGTCCAGGATGACAAGCTGAAGATTCAGCTAGATGCCTTCAGGTTCTTCCAGGACAGCAGAAGTTCA GTATACATTATTTGCCATCTGAAAGCCACAGCAGCTTCTGCTACAACTGACTCGCAGTACAAGGCTTGctccttttccactgcagcCAACAG GTGGATGGCTGCAGGTGGGAATGAccaggtgtgtggctgctgtgaTGCAAGCTGTGGCTTCAGGAAGGGGAGGAGTGTGGACGCTG CACTGCAGGGTGAAGGTGATGCAACCCTTGGCCCCATCATTGTCCAGTCTGCCCAAGAAGCAGAGCCTGAATTCCAGATGTCACCACTGGAAGCCAAGGATCATGAAGCAGCAG CTGCTTCCCCAGAGGTTGTGGTCCTGGCTGGAGTGGTGGCTGTAGCTGGTCtggtctgtgtgactgtgctgacTGTACTACTGAGGAAACACAAACTATCTGTATAA